Sequence from the Esox lucius isolate fEsoLuc1 chromosome 6, fEsoLuc1.pri, whole genome shotgun sequence genome:
ATAGGAGAAAAACACCCAAACATAACGTCTTTTCTCggttttaaattgtttattttcatttttttttatcttcagtATTTTTCTTTCCATTGACAGGAATGCATGAGTGACAGAATGGCTCAAACGTTGTCCAcgtgaaacatttcattttcttttgtcaGTCATATCAACAAGAATTTTAACATCATCAGCATTGTGAGTGTCACTCTCATCATGTTATATTCAGATACCACAACAGGTTGTACATGTATGTGTCCCTCTGAACCCTCCCGCGTCCCAACACAAAGACTGGGAGATGGCAGAGTGGTGTGGGGAACACACTCCCTTCGACCCATCTCCCATCCACTGCCTCCCAGGACACACTGATATACATTCACAAGGCTGAGATTTCAGACCAGTCGAGGGGCTTTGTGTTTCAACTCGTCCCCCCTTTTCCCTTTCTGTGTTTTGGATACTAGCCGGACCAGAAAAAAATGGGATTCTATACAAGCCCTTCAAAAAAAGATAAAGATCCCCTAAAAAGATTCATGATTAAATGGACATAATGGGCCTCGCTACCGCAAATCTCAGATTCTTGTCAAGGCCCAGAATAGGATGCAATGGGATCCACGTTTTCCACACCTAATTAACAATCAAGTTCCCTCTCTTAAAAAATCCGAACCAAACCCTGCCTCACCCGACCCTTGATATGGATGCTGTAGCAAGGCAATTCTCAGAGCAACATTCAAAGGACATACCTGCCGTAGGCCTCCAATTGGAAGGCCACTCCCTAGCCAATATGGGGCAAGGTTAGAGGCCATGAACACACTTCAACGACAAAACGAGAGACACCTCCGAAGAGGTTACAAGAGGAGGCCCTCTCGAAGCCGGTTCACCGTCCCAACCCCCAATAAGAACATTCGGCACCATGGTTTATGAGAAGTCAAACCTCCAGGATAATAACAGTACTGCACAGGCCTGGTCTGCGGATGAGCTGGAGGAGTACACCCCCTAGTGGTGAAAAACAGCACTGTTTAATAGTGGATCACCTTCtcaagatgaaaaaaaaaacaacaatcagatatatacacacaggcaTACCATATATACATAAAGTAGCCACACCTGAATGTACAAAATGGATACGGATCAGGACGAAAATGTATTGAGACAGGTTAGTAGCCTTCTGGAAACACTCACACAAGTATCCAAGGGTAACTGAAGTACCCAGGTCACTACAGGTATTAGACCAGGTTCCATGCACTCAGAAGCAGAAAATTCGGGGAAGAAAAGCCCAAGTTCACTACGACGACAAGACCACGGggaaacaaacacaggaccGACTACAAAAATATTCCACCTACAGTAAAGCATCCCCGTGCAGGAAAGAAGTTTAAGCAGTTAATTTGCCTAAAAAAAAAGGTCAGAGATTTTGAATATGAAAAGAAAGAGCTTCTTTGTGGACAAGCTAGAAGTCGACATCTTTGAGGCGTTAGAACGGCATTGAAAAACATTGATACAACAAAGCCCTCTGGCTTTCACTAACGTGACTAATGTCTTCACCATAAACCTGCCAACGTTTCCACATCATTACTTCACCTACACAGATCCTGAGTCGTCTCTCTAAGACGGAGAGGACGTAGAACATGCCTACACCGCGTGCCTTTTTACATtgtcctccctcttcctcctgatAAGGACACAGAAAACACTTCCATTGTTTAATCCTTTACAACTAGCCCAAACATCCCTATCCGAATCACATCCGTATCAATCATCTGTCCACGATTGCCTCATCACTGAAACCCTCCACTTTCCCTAGTCGGCAAAATCAGGGCTGGCTCTAACCTTTTGGAGGCCCTATGCAAAATTTCATTAGGGGCCCCCCTCCCTAGTGGTTGTGGGCCCCTAATTGTCGGGGCCCTAAGTAACCGCTTATGTCGCAAATGCCTAGAACCAGCCCTGGTCAATagacagtcagaatacatttctCTCCTTCACTTCCGGAAAAATAACCAGAACAGCCCTTCTTCATCTCTTTCGTAGGCCACCTCTGTGGAAATTAACCAGCATATTCCcactggggggggggcgacTGTCGCCTCTCCCTGCTGgctgtgtgattgtgtgagcGTGATCCAGTCCTGAGTTTCTGCTGAAATGACAGAGGGGTCGGGggtcggggggtggggggtgggcaCACACCCTCCTCTGGAATGACGCAAACGTGTAAACGGCGACTTGCACGCTCTTAAGACTATTtcctttttccttcttttttttgtcttctgcatttttattattttttatctaaAAACATAGTCCACAGAGCAGAGTAGAAACAGTACCCAGGATGAGCTTTTAAAAggttttaaatcaaacaaagaAACGCTAAAAACTGTAGCACGTGGGTCTAGCGGGTGAGCGAATCTGCCATGCTGGTGTTGCCGGTGGTACGGTGCGGCCGCGGTCACAGGATTTCCTACAGATCATTATTCATCAGAGTCCTTttttgggggtgtgggggggggggggggtggtgtcgTTAAAGCAAGACTGGATGGATGATGTTCCAGCAGGGACTCTACCAGAGAGAACAGCGTATTGCCATGGAGACACAGTCTTCAGGCATGTCAgtcttcactcacacacatacacctgtcTGAAACCCCTGGAGATATGGAGAACTACTGTGTATGTAACTGATCGTGTGGTGGTCACACAGTCGGTGGTGGTGTGTTACTGCAGGCTGCTCGATTACTCAATGAGGATTGTGAGTATAGCTTTGTATGGCAACAAAGCCATGATCAGTATTGACAAAAGGCTGGACTGTAGATAAGCATTTGCCAGAGGTACCAGCCTGGCGTAATCTAGGATCAGGGAAGAGGCCACAGGCTCTCAAAGCCTTATATACTTCAGTTGAAACACATTAGGTAAAACTTGGTATCAAGTACTGTATCATAATAAGTACTGTATCATATCAATCTGTGGAAAAGATCCTGCATGTGTCTCTCTGATCCAGGAGTGttatgatgtttgtttgtttgtgtgtgtgtgtgtcgtagtGTATCGGTGccagtgttagtgtgtgtttgtgtacctctCTCCTAGAGCTTTCATATGCAGATTTGACTTGACCCCATGACCCAGAATAACCACTATCTCCTCACAAACGCATGACGTCAGcgttaaaaaactaaaacatcacTGCCTCATCTCTATTACAACCTGCATTCTTAACCAATTAACACATAGacttcaaaacaaaaatgaaaagatCATGAAAAGAAACTACAAagaaaaaaccaaaaaaacctGAACCAATATTGAACCCCGCTGAGCTCCACCTGAGAGCTGCAGTGACATCAAGGTGCCTCCAGGGGGGGGTGTTGAGCAGGAGCGAGAGCATCAGAACTGGGGCTCTTTAGGAGGGTGGGGTGAACGGACGGCCCTCGTCACTAGGCGTGGCCGTGTCGTCGCTGGGGTCCAGGCTGTCCTTGGGGCTCAGCGTGCTGTCGGAAGGGGGTGGGGTGGAATCCAAGCGGGGCGAGGTCAGCTcggaggggggaggggtttcCGGTGAGCTCTCTTGCCGCCCGTTGGTCGTGGGCTTGGTGGGCGTGGTGGGAGGCGTGACGACCGCTGTCACAGGGTCGGAGGTCAGGTCGAGGACGGTGGGCGGTGTTGGCGTCGGGGACACCACCGGAAGAGCGGGACGGGGGGCGGAGTTTTGCATGAGCCCCTCCCCCAGAGCCAGGGACGAGTCGCTCGGGACCAAGGAGGAGGTCTTCTCCACCAGACGCCACTGCATGACACTGGTATCTTTCCCGCCCGTGGACACCAGATGGCTGTCATTGTGGAGGAAGGTCACGTTGGTCACATGACTACTGTGGGCGCTGTATTTGTGGCTCGGGGCCTGTGACGACAGAAGGCACAGGTCAACGCATTACGGTACAATGTGAAGTCAGCCTGAACATTACGTAAATAAAACCAGGAACCAGCTCACCTTGGGTCTGGAGCAGGGGTACTGGAAGAGGTGCACTTTGCAGAAGTCGTCAGCCAGAGCGATTACCTTCCTGTTGTGGGATCTGATCAGCGCATTTATGTCTGTGCCATCTGAACCCTCAGGCCACACTCCTGGAagacaaaccaacacacacacacacacacacacacacacaaacactggtcATTCTGCCACACTATCAAATAGAAGCTGTGTGAACAGTGAAGCTTCAGAGATACGTTTTCATGTAGACAATATAATCCACAaaaaaatgatatatatattttggctATATAAAATTGGGCTGCCTGCTGAGAAGCCCTCTAGCATGCCATCCTCTAAATAAAACCATTACAAAAGCATACCACCAGGGGGCAGAGAAACACCATGACAGACTGCAATATGTCCGAGACCTCTGCATACACACTAACAAACCCAAAAACCTTCAACATCTTACCTCTCTCTCACAGGTGTGTGAACTAATACACTCATATCCATATGGAAATACTGACCACTTCTTGCACATTCTCTATTTTAGGAGGGGGGTCCTATCAGTTTCAGCCTGGGAATGGGACTTTCTCTACTGGCTGACAATTGTGGAAAGTCAAGTTTTTAACAATTTTTTCCAGCCTTATAAAGAGCTGGCATATGTGGAGCGAGGACCGCTATGGGGCTTGATCATTCTAGGTTTGAGTCCCTccgagagaaagacagatggagggggAAGCACTGTAGACACACACTGTAGACACACACTGTAGACACACACTGTAGACACACACTGTAGACACACTAGATACCACAAGGGAAGTAATTGCAGgaaccagatgtgcaaagctgtaaAAGATTTACACCAAAAATACTTGCAGCTGTAATTGATGCAAAGTATCAGCCTACTGTAGGGAGGTGAATACCTGTCCAACCAACACGTTTTACATGTCTTACAAACGTAACGGAGGAGTGAATCCAGATTGTAACACAGAGCTGATATGCAAACATTGTTTAGCTTTATAAGGACACATGGAAACATAAGCAGCCCATAGACATTAACACACCGATATCAGTGAGGTCTCCACGTAAACACTATAGATTAGGACGATAAGCATCCCTCAGCCAGAACCAATCCCACCAAGTCTGCGTAGCCCATGTAGGTACTAACCAAAGACATGGTATCCCAGCACACAGGTGTAGGTGGCCCAGTCGATGTCCTTGCACTCCGAGCGGTTACGGATGTACTTGCAGCCATTTGGAATGTCCCCTGGGAGAAGAGGCAAGTCAGGACACCTCACAACAATAGTGTTACAGGGCAACAAAATGAAAGATATGGAGCTGCCAATTAAAACAGTCATTTGAAAAGGTGAATGAAAAAACAGCACTCATTGGCTCTGTAATGTAGCACAAGGTTAGATAGGGCAGCGGCAGTCATTTGAAGGCTGACTGTTGACTCACAGTAGAGGATCTCGTAGTCCCCTGAGTTGGACATGACGAACTTGTTGTCGGGGGACCAGTCAAGATGTGTGATGTAACTGGAATGACCCTGTTGATGGCATGACGACAGGGCGGGGTCATTGACTTAGACAGACCGCTCAAACACTTCACACTACTGTAATGGAGTCAATCTCATGAATGTGCTTTACAATTAGCTTCATATTGCATGTCGTCTCAGGTAACGTTTTGCCTTTATGATGCTAAGCTCAGGCATCCGAGAAGCTCACCAGTCCTGGgagcaggtttcaatcccttaGGAAgagatgttgtgtgtgtctgtgtgtgtgtgtgtgtctgtgtgcgcgtgtggatGTGTTGGTCAGGGAGGGAATCTCTGTTTGCCTATCTTGGCACCTGGTTTGATATCCTTCAAGTCTGCAGGCTCTCTTCCAAAACACAAACCCATGCACgcatgctaacacacacacacacacacacaaaaaaacacacacacacacacacacacacaaacacacaaacacacacacacacacacacacacacacacacacacacacacacacacacacacacacacacacacacacacacacacacacaggaatgtcTACAAGCTAAGGCTAGACAGTGCACAGCTGCTGAGCTGCCTTTCTCAAATCTGAATAATCTGCTGTATTTAGCTAACAGGGACACAATGTGGTGTGTTTCTCTAATTATGTATGTCCCCGTAGATCTGCATAGCCCTATACACTTTTTCATATAACGACCTGGGCATTCATTAATGTGAGTCCTCTACTGTAATGTCTATACAAGTGTTGCTCTGCTCTGGAATTGAGCTTTGCTCAGACAGGGGCCCAACTGTCTGCCAACGGCAATAAAACCTCAAACCAACATTCCCACAACGTCTTCCTTTCCTCTGGAGCCCTGGGCCTTTCAACATCACCAAAACAACCAATGAGAACCCTGCTATAATGCTCCCTCATGCAATCCCAAGCTTGTTTTTCAGCCAGCTAAAATGTGACTGATCTGGCATTAAACTACCCAACAGATTTCACAGCACATGGACGACCCTGGCTGGAGCAAAGAATAAGACAAAAGACAATGGGTGAGGTGCATGAAAAGACAGAACAcgtgacagagaggagaaagtcCCACAGACTGGTCGACGAAAACCAACAGAAATGAAAGGAAGAACATAAGTCAAAACCAATTACAGAGGCAAGTACGGAGAGAACACTGAAtgagagtcagagagaaagacatggtGCAGAGTGAGCAGCCAGGTGCAGGCCAGGGAAAGGGTTAAACAACACTGTCTTTAACAACGGACTGATTCACAGTCACCCCGAGGGATCCGCTCCCCTGGGGACAACAACCCCTGGGGTCATAACCCTGGGTTGGTCATGCCCTGAATGCCTTCCCCTCAACTCTGCTGGGTTTGTAGGTAGACATAAATGTCTTTCTCACTGTACTTGACTTCTCCGGTGACTCATGTAGATACAAAAAATATAGATCCTTTACTATCTCTCCAGCTGAAGGGAGATAACATTTCTCAGGAAACCACACATCGCtgcacactcacgcacacacagacactggcacacacagacactcgcacacacagacacgctcacaatcacacacactggAAGAATCACTTTGATGAGTTAAAAGCTAAAGGTCTTTcaatgtatatgtacagtagggagaacaagtatttgatacaatgccgattttgcaggttttcccacttacaaagcatgtagaagtcaaagcatgtttttatcataggtactcttcaactgtgagtgacggaatctaaaacaaaaatccagaaaatcaccttgtatgatttttaaataattaatttgcattttattgcacgacataagtatttgatacatcagaaaagcagaacttaatatttggtagagaaacctttgtttgcaattacagagatacatacatttcctgtagttcttgaccaggtttgcacacaccgcagcagggattttggcccactcctccatacagaccttctccagattcttcaggtttcggggctgtcactgggcaatacggactttcagctcccttcaaagattttctattgggttcaggtctggagactggctaggccactccaggaccttgagatgcttcttacggagccattccttagttgccctggctgtgtgtttcgggttgttgtcatgcccagccacgacccatcttcaatgctcttactgagggaaggaggttgttggccaagatcacgcgatacatggccccatccatcctcccctcaatacggtgcagtcgtcctgtccccttagcagaaaagcatccccaaagaatgatgtttccacctccatgcttcacggttgggatggtgttcttggggttgtactcatccttcttcttcctccaaacacggcgattggagtttagaccaaaaagctctatttttgtctcatcagaccacatgacctcccattcctcctctggatcatccagatggtcattggcaaacttcagacgggcctggacatgcgctggcttgagcagggggaccttgcgtgcgctgcaggattttaatccatgaaggcgtagtgtgttactaatggttctttgagactgtggtcccagctctcttcaggtcattgaccaggtcctgccgtgtagttctgggctcatgttcctcatgatcattgatgccccacgaggtgagatcttgcatggagccccagaccgagggagatcgaccgccatcttgaacttcttccattttctaagaattgcgccaacagttgttgccttctcaccaagctgcttgcctattgtcatgtagcccatcccagccttgtgcaggcctacaacctctcctctggtcttggccattgtggagaggttggagtcagtttgattgagtgtgtggacaggtgtcttttatacaggtaacgagttcaaacaggtgcagttaatacaggtaatgagtggagaacaggagggcttcttaaagaaaaactaccaggtctgtgagagctggaattcttactggttggtaggtgatcaaatacttatgtcatgcaataaaattcaaattaattaattaaaaatcatacaatgtgattttctggattgttgttttagattccgtctttaacagtggaagtgtacctatggaagtggacctctacatgctttttaagtaggaaaacctgctaaatcggcagtgtatcaaatacttgttctccccactgtacatatatgcACTTATACTCACAATGCACTTTCCAAATCTTGTGTATTTGCGGCCCTTCTCCGACACGGTGTAGAGGTATATGAAGTTGTCGTGTGATCCCACTGCCAGCAGGGTTCCATCTGAGCCAACGGGGGGAAAGGATTGGGGAGAAATTAGGCGCCATTCTTCTCCCTCAACAACTCAAAGTCTATGGCTGGGATAGGCTGTAAGAATGGCTTCACCCACCGACGGAGAAGCGCATGACTGACAGCTGCTCGTTGCCGTCTGTGTGGATGGCTACCAAGTCTCTGGTCTCTGCATCCAGAGCGTACCACCTGGGAcccggggggagggggagatagGAGAGAACCACCCAAGACTCATCAGAATGGACTATTCCAACACAGGGGTAATAAGTGAGAGGTATGACCGGCAGCACCAGCTGTGGTTCAGAGTTGCAAGGTAGTTAAGCTGAACTTACTTTCCTGAGTGAGTTCCGATGGCCACAACAGCACCACTGGGGTGGAAGTCAGCACAGTGGCCATGCTCCTGGAAGGAACAAAGACCAGGAGAGACTCAGATCAAACATATGTATCTGGTGGAAAACAGGAACCTCAGCGTGAGAACCCCACGTTTGCATGCCCTGATCTCAGTGATCATGGGAAAACGTACACTGCGTCCGCAAACACAATCAAAACGGACAGCGGATGAGCAGGTTCCTTACATCCAGGAGCCTGGTCCATTCCAGCGAGTGGTCCGCAGCGTTCCACAAGCACACCTGCCTGTCCTGGCCACAGGTTAGGAACAAGTCCTTGAAGGGGTGTGAGGCCAGCCCCCACAGCTCGTCCGTGTGACCCTGGGGAAATAGGTTGGGGGTCAGAGGTAAGAAAATAATGCTGTTGAACATATGTAATAATTCAGTGACATCCTTTTGAGATTCCTGATAATTATGTTGCCCATTTTACAGTACAGTTCTTATGAGAATAAAAACCTTGCAACTCTGAGGTTGCCCTACATGTACCATGTTCTAATCATTAAAGATAACATTTCTGGGCATTGGCAGGGCTAGTCAAGGACATTCCCATAGTTGTTTTGAAGGCACAACAGGGTTGaatttgctgtgtgctttggcaCATTGTCATGGTGAAAAAATCTTCACTCCAGAGATCCAGAGATCCTTTGAAGCTCCGGATCAGGTTTTCATCAAAGACATCTCTATATTTTGCTCTGTACATACTTCCCTCAATCCTCACCAGTCCCCACctctgagaagcatccccatagcatgatgctcctgACACCATGCATCACCTTAGGGATGgaattagccaggtgatgagcgatGCCTCATGCTCTTAGTCAttcaggcagcatgtcatatgccttctaCTCATGAGTGGCTTCAATCTAGCCACTCAACAATCAAGGCCGGATTGATGGAGGGCCGCAGAGATAGTTGTCCTTCTAGGAGGTTCTCCAACCCCTGTAGAGatactctgaagctctgttagagtggcaaTTGGTTCTTTGTTTACCTCCCTGTCCAAGCCCCTTCTTGCCTGGTTACATTGTTTGGCCGgacagccagctctaggaagcGCTCCTGGTTCCAAACTTCATACATTTCATAACAAATGGAggccactgtgctcctgggaactgtgctcctgggaactcctgggattttttattttttatttaccttccccagatctatgcctcaacacaGAGTTCCTTGGATATCATGGCTTGGATTTTGCTCTGACTTGTAccaagtgtgggaccttatacagacatgtgtgtgcctttctaaatcatgtctaaTCAATTGAATTAGCCACATGTAGACTCCAATCATGTTCTAGAGAACATAAGCTCAATTGGGAtcgtcatggcaaagggtctaaaTAATTAGATACTTATCCGgtttttaatttcaaataaattggcagagattttttaaaacatggtcCGAATACTCTATTGAGCACTGTATATGGTATTGAAAGTACTGTGATAATATTGTATCGCAAGGTCCCTGACAATTCCCAGCCCCACAGCTTAAATGGCTTCCAAATCACGGGAAAGGAATACACTGTACAATGCAGCTCTGTGGAAAACAGCAGCGTTTAGTCTATTCTGCTCTGTCTCACAGAGAGGAAATGATTGGGAAGCATGTTAGGAGGGCCTGACACTGGCTTTCATACAACAGAGCTGGCATGGAAGGTCCCTGCAGTCCTCAAATGCCTTTAGTCACTTAGTCTGCCCCTCTCAAATGTCTGAGGAAAAACACTCATGCTTCCAATGCTCCAAACACAGATAGGGGTGACATTCAGTCAGGCAgccgtgagagagagagggagagagataaagagagagaggagagcgatagaaacattttgaaagtactCTTACCTGCACTTCCACCTGGAAACCATCATTAAACGTCCCCCTTAAGATGAAATTGCGTGAGGTGCCCACCAGGAACTGGTCCCCCTTGCCCTCGGCCACAGCCCGAATGGTTCCGTACTGATCAGGGACCTGTCATGTAAATGATGCATTGAGATCTTCCAAACCGTTCAACATTTAATGACTGGTTTATCCTGACATTGAACATGACATTTACTGTATTTGATGGTGTTTATCTGCAGGATGTCTATTATCTTGGTGTATCAGCCATTATATGTCTGTGTTATGTGGCTATATATGTCTATCTGTATCaaatgactgtctgtctgtatcaaatgactgtctgtctgtatcaaATTACTGTCTGCCTTGTATCAaatgactgtctgtctttatcaaatgactgtctgtctgtatcaaATGACTGTCTGCCTTGTATCAAATGACTGTCTGCCTTGTATCAAATGACTGTCTGCCTTGTATCAAATGACAGTCTGCCTTGTATCAAATGACAGTCTGCCTTGTATCAAATGACAGTCTGCCTTGTATCAAATGACAGTCTGCCTTGTATCAAATGACTGTCTGCTTTGTATCAaatgactgtctgtctttatcaaatgactgtctgtctttatcaaTTGACAGTCTCGCTGTTTCAAATGACTGTCTGTCTTAGTaatatgtctgcctgtctttattatatgactgtctgtctttatcatATGTCTGTTTGCcagtctgtctttttgtctgtaaTTCTGTATGCCAGTCATTCTGTTTGCCTGTCTTATACAGTTATGAATGATTGTCTGTGAatgtgactgtctgtctgtgttacaTACAGTagctgtgtctgcctgtctatctgttaTATAGCTATGACTTTTAAATGgctgtgactgtctgtctgtggtacaTGGCTGTGATTTTGTCTGTGGTACATGGCTGTGACTATCTGTCTGTTCTGCacctctatgtctctctctgggttCAGGTCGTGGTCCCACAGGATAATCTTGTGGTCCTTGCCCCCACCAGTCAGAAGGGTCCCATTCCTCATCTGACACAGGGTGAACACACTGCCGTCGTGGGCCTTGATCTGACGACTGATCTGGTAGGCACCTAccatggaggaagagaggagcggTGC
This genomic interval carries:
- the LOC105030300 gene encoding echinoderm microtubule-associated protein-like 4 isoform X5 translates to MEEGSVAPECNSTTTNPLLNNHCTEIETHQTRQHSSSLQLSNFDDSISAASASDVQDRLSSLELRVQQQEDEITVMKAALADVLRRLALSEDTAAKKQTGTKGQTPLREAYSMSCIANGSTSSRKPSHRDRDGSTVSVARKETFSSAAKRGHSAKRGIERSQSSTWESGEESRIKLVKAASTSKLLAKVVKNADKHKDPVFSQAKMSTREKNSQAEGDYIKMFMRGRPITMFIPSDVENYEDVRSELPPERLKLEWVYGYRGRDCRANVYLLPTGESLYFIASVVVLFNYEERTQRHYLGHTDCVKCLAVHPDKIRIATGQIAGVDKDGRPLQPHVRVWDSVSLSTLQVLGLGTFERGVGSLAFSKADSGTHLAVIDDCNDHMLTVWDWQKKSKIAEIKSTNEVVLAVEFHPTDANTIVTCGKSHIFFWTWAGTSLARKQGIFGKYEKPKFIQCLAFLSNGDILTGDSGGIMLIWTRSTVEPAPGKGPKGAYQISRQIKAHDGSVFTLCQMRNGTLLTGGGKDHKIILWDHDLNPERDIEVPDQYGTIRAVAEGKGDQFLVGTSRNFILRGTFNDGFQVEVQGHTDELWGLASHPFKDLFLTCGQDRQVCLWNAADHSLEWTRLLDEHGHCADFHPSGAVVAIGTHSGKWYALDAETRDLVAIHTDGNEQLSVMRFSVDGTLLAVGSHDNFIYLYTVSEKGRKYTRFGKCIGHSSYITHLDWSPDNKFVMSNSGDYEILYWDIPNGCKYIRNRSECKDIDWATYTCVLGYHVFGVWPEGSDGTDINALIRSHNRKVIALADDFCKVHLFQYPCSRPKAPSHKYSAHSSHVTNVTFLHNDSHLVSTGGKDTSVMQWRLVEKTSSLVPSDSSLALGEGLMQNSAPRPALPVVSPTPTPPTVLDLTSDPVTAVVTPPTTPTKPTTNGRQESSPETPPPSELTSPRLDSTPPPSDSTLSPKDSLDPSDDTATPSDEGRPFTPPS